The Kitasatospora setae KM-6054 genome contains a region encoding:
- a CDS encoding ferritin-like domain-containing protein yields the protein MATEHIDSRLLAELTEQSEDLNSDAQRITRTALTEFGQVTGPRRRWWQRGGVLTGAAGAAALWGTSRALAASASASADDVMALQTAASIENLAVSVYQTAAGLPFIKDGNKTVAAFITRTTAQHQAHAKAFNSAATQAGGKAQNQPDPKYKAVVDQALPTIKGPADVVKLAITLEDVAAQTYTKNVSQVSSPELRRLFGSVAPVEAQHRAVLLAVQALLAGNAADLIAIPVDPAKLPAAAGSVGFPDAFYQTENASPIDEGAVK from the coding sequence ATGGCCACAGAGCACATCGACTCGCGGCTGCTCGCGGAACTGACCGAGCAGTCCGAGGACTTGAACAGCGACGCGCAGCGCATCACGCGCACCGCGCTGACCGAGTTCGGGCAGGTGACCGGACCCCGGCGGCGCTGGTGGCAGCGCGGCGGGGTGCTGACGGGCGCGGCGGGGGCCGCCGCGCTGTGGGGCACCTCGCGGGCGCTGGCCGCCTCCGCCTCGGCGAGTGCGGACGACGTGATGGCGCTGCAGACCGCCGCGTCGATCGAGAACCTCGCGGTGAGCGTCTACCAGACCGCTGCGGGGCTGCCGTTCATCAAGGACGGCAACAAGACGGTGGCCGCGTTCATCACCAGGACCACCGCCCAGCACCAGGCGCACGCGAAGGCGTTCAACTCGGCCGCCACCCAGGCGGGCGGCAAGGCGCAGAACCAGCCCGACCCGAAGTACAAGGCGGTGGTCGACCAGGCCCTGCCCACCATCAAGGGCCCCGCCGACGTGGTCAAGCTGGCCATCACCCTGGAGGACGTGGCCGCGCAGACCTACACCAAGAACGTCTCGCAGGTCTCCTCGCCCGAACTGCGCAGGCTGTTCGGTTCGGTGGCCCCGGTCGAGGCCCAGCACCGGGCGGTGCTGCTGGCGGTGCAGGCGCTGCTCGCGGGCAACGCCGCGGACCTGATCGCCATCCCCGTCGACCCGGCCAAGCTGCCCGCCGCCGCGGGCAGCGTCGGATTCCCCGACGCCTTCTACCAGACCGAGAACGCTTCGCCGATCGACGAGGGAGCCGTCAAGTGA
- a CDS encoding cytochrome P450 family protein, which produces MPAQPESPCPVLDVRGRSLHADVAALRARGPAVRVLLPGGVLAWSVTRHRVIRQLTADPRVSRDFRRHWPGRAEVPEGWPLAAVVFQSNFLNSYGEEHRALRALVAPSFSPRRVGAMRPAVVATATRLAAALAATPPGTAVDLRTAFALPLTMTVICDLFGVPEELRAGLGRAIDRAADTAATPERALEAQAEISAVLDALVAHKRAHPGSDLTGDLLSAPTGSGEPLTGEDLKGTLFLMIGAGYETTVHLITNAVHALLTRPAHLEAVRAGRTSWSAVVEETLRHSAPIMYLPLRYAVADIDLGEGVVIRQGEPIVVAFAAAGRDPQVHPGDFDVFDPSRADKEHLAFGHGPHFCLGAHLARLEAETALQTLFRLVPGIALADTGDEPARLPSFILDGFAELPVVPVPVAPAPREG; this is translated from the coding sequence ATGCCCGCTCAGCCCGAGTCCCCGTGCCCCGTCCTCGACGTCCGCGGCCGGTCCCTGCACGCCGATGTCGCAGCGCTGCGCGCGCGGGGGCCGGCCGTCCGGGTGCTGCTGCCCGGCGGCGTGCTGGCCTGGTCGGTGACCCGCCACCGGGTGATCCGGCAGCTGACGGCGGACCCGCGGGTCTCGCGCGACTTCCGCCGGCACTGGCCGGGGCGCGCGGAGGTGCCCGAGGGCTGGCCGCTGGCGGCGGTCGTGTTCCAGTCGAACTTCCTCAACTCCTACGGGGAGGAGCACCGGGCGCTGCGCGCGCTGGTCGCGCCGTCGTTCTCGCCGCGACGGGTCGGCGCGATGCGCCCCGCCGTCGTGGCGACCGCCACCCGGCTCGCCGCAGCCCTGGCCGCGACCCCGCCCGGGACGGCGGTCGACCTGCGAACGGCCTTCGCGCTCCCGCTGACGATGACGGTGATCTGCGACCTGTTCGGTGTCCCCGAGGAACTGCGGGCGGGGCTGGGCAGGGCGATCGACCGCGCCGCGGACACCGCGGCCACCCCCGAACGGGCCCTGGAGGCGCAGGCGGAGATCTCGGCGGTCCTGGACGCGCTGGTGGCGCACAAGCGGGCCCACCCGGGCAGTGACCTGACCGGTGACCTGCTGTCCGCGCCGACCGGCAGCGGCGAGCCCCTGACCGGGGAGGACCTGAAGGGCACGCTCTTCCTGATGATCGGCGCGGGCTACGAGACGACCGTCCACCTGATCACCAACGCGGTGCACGCCCTGCTGACCCGGCCCGCGCACCTGGAGGCCGTGCGGGCCGGCCGCACGAGCTGGTCGGCCGTGGTGGAGGAGACGCTGCGCCACAGCGCCCCCATCATGTACCTGCCGCTGCGCTACGCCGTGGCGGACATCGACCTCGGGGAAGGGGTGGTGATCCGGCAGGGCGAGCCGATCGTGGTGGCCTTCGCCGCGGCCGGACGCGATCCGCAGGTCCACCCGGGCGACTTCGACGTCTTCGACCCGTCGCGCGCGGACAAGGAGCACCTGGCCTTCGGCCACGGCCCGCACTTCTGCCTGGGCGCGCACCTGGCCCGGCTGGAGGCCGAGACGGCCCTCCAGACCCTGTTCCGGCTGGTGCCCGGCATCGCCCTGGCCGACACCGGGGATGAACCCGCCCGCCTGCCGTCCTTCATCCTCGACGGCTTCGCCGAACTGCCGGTGGTGCCGGTGCCCGTCGCGCCGGCGCCCCGCGAGGGCTGA
- a CDS encoding ferritin-like domain-containing protein: MTTQDWELPISESQLTRLTRDMEEAHRATLPAMRSGAVDLAADIRSRLAPPALDPGRRRFLLGAGGAAAALALAACSSGKSANSPVPSASSTAVPGSASGQYTGDLKVVALATALENQAVGAYQAALDAAKAGRLGTVPPAVATFITTAMGQHADHAMAWNGVLTGAGKPAITGVPLSNQPATLEALGKATTVGDVAKLALGLEDQAAQTYLFATYHVTSPGGIATAATIAPVEAMHAAILHYVLGQYPVPDDFLPTDKAADPALLTV, from the coding sequence GTGACCACGCAGGACTGGGAACTCCCGATCAGCGAAAGCCAGTTGACCCGCCTGACCCGGGACATGGAGGAAGCCCACCGCGCGACCCTGCCCGCCATGCGCTCCGGCGCCGTGGACCTGGCCGCCGACATCCGCTCCAGGCTCGCCCCTCCGGCGCTCGACCCCGGCCGCCGCCGCTTCCTGCTCGGCGCCGGCGGCGCCGCGGCCGCGCTGGCACTCGCCGCGTGCTCCAGCGGCAAGTCCGCCAACTCGCCCGTCCCGAGCGCGTCCTCGACGGCCGTCCCCGGCTCCGCGTCCGGGCAGTACACCGGCGACCTGAAGGTCGTGGCGCTGGCCACCGCGCTGGAGAACCAGGCCGTGGGCGCCTACCAGGCCGCCCTGGACGCGGCGAAGGCCGGCAGGCTCGGCACCGTCCCGCCCGCCGTGGCCACCTTCATCACCACCGCCATGGGCCAGCACGCCGACCACGCCATGGCCTGGAACGGCGTCCTGACCGGCGCGGGCAAGCCCGCCATCACCGGCGTGCCGCTGTCCAACCAGCCCGCCACCCTGGAGGCCCTCGGCAAGGCGACCACCGTCGGCGACGTCGCCAAGCTCGCCCTCGGACTCGAGGACCAGGCGGCGCAGACCTACCTCTTCGCCACCTACCACGTCACCAGCCCCGGGGGCATCGCCACCGCCGCCACCATCGCCCCGGTCGAGGCCATGCACGCCGCCATCCTCCACTACGTCCTGGGCCAGTACCCCGTCCCCGACGACTTCCTGCCCACCGACAAGGCCGCCGACCCGGCCCTGCTCACCGTCTGA